The Primulina huaijiensis isolate GDHJ02 chromosome 6, ASM1229523v2, whole genome shotgun sequence genomic sequence attaccaaaaaaaatttggactAGAACCAAAATGTAACCATGTAGAGGActcaaaatgaaatttttcggAGAAAAGATGAATAGAATTCAACATATTTTATAAGAATATATGAGATACAAGTGCTGAAGTTGTGGGGATTAACtaatgaattaaattatttacaaGTTGGATGCATGGAGACATTTTTGCCCAAGTATTGCATTAATTAACTAAAGCTGAAATCAAGATCatattttctaaattaaatattCTCGAAACTTCGAGCACAAAAATTGGAGTGGGACAgcatttttgatattttttttatttttattaataattaataaacacTCAGTCTGATTAATGGATGCAGTATTTATCTGATAAAATGGCAGATATTTTTAATCGAAAAAAGTCCTAATTAATGGATGCAGTATTGGACTtctcaattttatttcaaaatttcctaGATTTTGTTTCGAGATTCCTTTAAACCTTTGATAAGTTAAAATTAAGCAAAACGTGACAAGATGTCATCTCCAATTTTCAAGTccccattaaaaaaaataatttggaatATAAATAATCGGAAACAatttattcaaatttgaattttttttttcaaaggaGAGTGTTCGGAATTCTgatcaaaatattttgttcGCGACTAGAgagaaaaaatcaatataaaaaataaattaacatttaTAATTTTCTAATATTGATACGAATCGAAATTAAAGATTCTAATAATGGAAAAGCATTTAATTaccaataaataattaatgaattattggttgaattaattaatgagaaaataaataatttgaccTAGTATGGCCACTGACATTAATTATATGGGAAATTATAAGTTGACAAATGCAGTTGAAAGGAAATAGCCAATTGGGGAATTCAATTAGTGAGATGTATGCTTTCATATACTCATCAACGGCTGAGATTTATCTCTGGACGATCCTTGAAAGGAGACTGTAACTACAGAAAAAAATAGAACTTTTATCATACGAAAAATATGatcataaacttcaaatccaACATGAAATGTTTATACAGTGTTTTATGTTAgttataatgaatttcaaattcactaaaaaattgtgtcatttgaaattcaaatttgtgtaattaatatgtaaatacataatatatattttttttaaaatttgatctattatttcattattaacaataaaactatgacaaaaacttgtgtgagacggtctcacgggtcgtattttgtgatgtagatattttatttgggtcacacatgaaaaaatattactttttatgctaagaatattattttttattgtgaatatcggtagggttgagcgtctcacagataaagatttgtaagacagtttcacaagagacttactctaaaactataatcgaaattaatgaatttcaaatttagttTTCTCAAATGCAAAGGAATTTTGCATCAGAtttgttaataaattataaatatatcaaataattattgtCAAATGATTTAagagaattttcaaaaattaaaatgataaaatatgatataattatcgTATCTTATctatctttaaaaattttaagatatattttttaaatttttatctgagtttttgaatttttaaattattatatacacTTACGGTGTGTTTGGTTGAGTGGATTAAATAAGGATAGATTAatagtcaaatatttatcgttaaaattttaagatgttttaataatcattttgacccgaTTTAAGATCCAATACTATTAATCAAATAGTTATCCATAAAATTAGATCTTAAACCaaatcaaaatgattattaaaatatcttaaaattttaacgataaatatttgactatTAATCTATCTTTACTTAATATACTCAACCAAACGGAGCCTTATTATATTCCTCCTGCCCTTACACCCAATttagttaatttaataaaataatattattttttttataatattaaatcacAAATCACTTTGTTAAaaaagtaattaattttttcgGAAAGGTTATTTACGTAATTTGAAATATACACGTCATGCAAGTAGTGGCAAAAGGGTAAATACAAAAAGGGGAAAAGGAAATAGAAATCAGGCctttatataaaatatgcatAGGCTTATGCAGATAAGTTCAGGTGTTAATAGACAGAGACACAGAGAGGAAGCACGGAGCGAGCGAGACAGGGTTTCTGGTTGCTTTGATCCTAGCCGTTGAACCTTCTGGTCGCTTCATCTCCGACCGTCGGCGGTTCGGATTTTCCCTGCATTGAGTTTCTATGGGCTGCCTTTTCTGGTGTACGGTAACTGGGAAGTAATCGCAAGAATTCTTCAGATCTGTTGTTCCGGTGGGTTGATTTCCCCATTTAACattatattttgtgtttttttatttattttgttgtgTAGTGGCGAGCATATTTTTATGTCTCGGCAAGTTTTCTTGATGCTATTAAGTTTTGCGTTGTTGTTAAGATGTGAGTGAGACGAGTGTATTTAATGACAATGAGTGATGTGCGGAGTGTGAAGTTGTTCTTAATTAGTCGATTTCGTGTCTATTGCGTGGATCAGCTGATTTGCTGTTTTTGTTGAAAAGAATTTATTGTTGCCTAGAATTTATTTTCACGTGATGTTAAATAGTTGAGCAGTTGGTGTTTCCTTGCTCTAGAATGTGTTTGATGTTGATTTTCTTGGAAAAGTTAATTCAAGAAATCTATGTGATcgatgtttttattttgttgttctTGTGGATTTTTTTCTGGAATTAACCACAGGTTTGGGTGAATCTGCTGTTTGCAAGCAATCCTGAATGATTGATGAagctttttttctttcttttttaagtgcctttttttaaaaaaaattatttttctcttttttactTGATTTGATTTTCTTATTTCTCCATTCCAGATTTTGATCAAAGGCTTGATTGGAATTGTCACGTGGCTCTCCCAATGGAGTGATTGAGTAAATCTCTGTCTCAGTTGCAGAATTTGTAAAGGGTGGCAGTTCAGATCTTGGTGAATGGCAATGGATCAATGattgtttattagaaaattCTTTCTGGTTGACTTTTTAATTTCTCGATACCATCGAGAGAGGGGAGAGCTCTCCCTGTCAACATCTTGGTTGCCGGCTTTGATAAGAACCATTTTTAGTGTTTCTCATCCGTTTATGTCTCGTAATTTGGATAGCCCTGTTCAGACTCAGATGGCTGTGGCTTTTTTCACGAATCCACATGGCAGTGGGGATTATAATGGATCCAATAGGATGGAAGTGAAACCAACCGGAAGGAGACGTGTATTTGTGCAGACTGAAACAGGATGTGTGCTGGGTATGGAGTTGGACCGGATCGACAATGCTCACACACTGAAGAGGAGGTTACAGGTTGCCATAAATTTTCCCATTGAGGAGAGTTCCTTGACTTTTGGCGATAAGGTGCTGAAGAACGATCTCAGTGCCATTCGAAATGATTCCCCACTCCTGCTGACAAGGAATTTACTCCACCGAAGCTCTTCAACTCCATGTTTGTCACCCACTGGTGCTGACGTTCAACAAAGAGATCAGAGTGGGCCAATAGAGATATTGGGGCAATCAATGCGTTTTGCCGAGACAAAACAACTCGTTAAGAAAATCATCAAGGCAATCGACAATGGAGTTGATCCCGTCCCTGTTCATAGTGGGCTTGGAGGAGCTTATTATTTCAGAAACAACAGAGGTGAGAGTGTTGCCATTGTGAAGCCCACAGACGAGGAACCATTTGCACCTAACAATCCAAAAGGTTTTGTTGGCAAAGCTCTTGGTCAACCTGGCTTAAAGCGCTCTGTTAGGGTTGGGGAAACGGGGTTCAGAGAAGTGGCTGCTTATCTTCTCGATTACGATCATTTTGCTAATGTTCCACCCACGGCACTGGTCAAGATAACTCACTCCATCTTCAACGTGAATGATGGCGTGAATGGAAACAGGCCTCAAAACAAGAATCTTGTCAGCAAGATTGCATCCTTCCAACAGTTCATTCCACATGATTATGATGCTAGTGACCATGGAACCTCAAGTTTCCCAGTTTCTGCTGTGCATCGCATTGGTATTTTAGACATTAGGATTCTCAACACAGATAGGCATGCAGGTAATCTTTTAGTTAGGAAGCTCGATGGTGATGGAAGATTTGGTCAAGTGGAATTGATCCCCATTGATCACGGCCTCAGTTTGCCCGAGAGTTTGGAAGATCCGTATTTTGAGTGGATTCATTGGCCTCAGGCATCAATCCCATTCTCTGATGATGAACTTGTGTACATAAAAGATCTTGACCCTGTTCGTGACTCAGAGATGCTGCGGAACGAACTCCCTATGATTCGAGAAGCTTGTTTGCGGGTCTTATTCCTTTGTACAATTTTTCTCAAGGAAGCTGCTGCTTACGGGCTCTGTCTTGCTGAGATAGGAGAGATGATGAGTAGGGAGTTTCGCAGCAGTGAGGAGGAACCTAGTGAGCTTGAGGTTATATGTATTGAGGCTAGAAGGCTTATTACCGAGGAGGTGTCATTTTCCAAAGATAAAACAGATTTTGacgagtttcagtttgacatagATTGTGAAGACGGTGGACATGAGTTCACCCTGAAATTGGGTTCCGAAAACTTTGTGGCAGGAAACCCATTCAATTTTGGAtttggtaattttaatttaCGTACTCCACTTTCTAAGCTGGAAGAAAGTATCGAGGAGGAGGAAAATGAAGGAGAAGATGATGAACAGAGTTTCATCAATGCTCCACACCTA encodes the following:
- the LOC140979709 gene encoding phosphatidylinositol 4-kinase gamma 5-like codes for the protein MSRNLDSPVQTQMAVAFFTNPHGSGDYNGSNRMEVKPTGRRRVFVQTETGCVLGMELDRIDNAHTLKRRLQVAINFPIEESSLTFGDKVLKNDLSAIRNDSPLLLTRNLLHRSSSTPCLSPTGADVQQRDQSGPIEILGQSMRFAETKQLVKKIIKAIDNGVDPVPVHSGLGGAYYFRNNRGESVAIVKPTDEEPFAPNNPKGFVGKALGQPGLKRSVRVGETGFREVAAYLLDYDHFANVPPTALVKITHSIFNVNDGVNGNRPQNKNLVSKIASFQQFIPHDYDASDHGTSSFPVSAVHRIGILDIRILNTDRHAGNLLVRKLDGDGRFGQVELIPIDHGLSLPESLEDPYFEWIHWPQASIPFSDDELVYIKDLDPVRDSEMLRNELPMIREACLRVLFLCTIFLKEAAAYGLCLAEIGEMMSREFRSSEEEPSELEVICIEARRLITEEVSFSKDKTDFDEFQFDIDCEDGGHEFTLKLGSENFVAGNPFNFGFGNFNLRTPLSKLEESIEEEENEGEDDEQSFINAPHLSKNPSISKLSMSVKNISLVNKNQKFQKFPGSKPDNSYSLSSSSCHRSADEQLPASVNFVKLADMTDEEWGLFLEKLQELLHPAFAQKKSVTLYQHQRQRLGTSCRF